A window of Sorex araneus isolate mSorAra2 chromosome 3, mSorAra2.pri, whole genome shotgun sequence genomic DNA:
TCACTTTTCCCTCCTGTTTCTCTGTAGATGAGGTTCCTCCAAAACCCTTTCCACAGGCACCTGTTTCACAAGGCATCTTAGCTAGGCATATGGTAGACTCCACCTTCATTCCCTCTGTTCATTCTCTGATGTTCACTCTGAGGAGGGCACACCTGGAAGGGGTGCCACGCACAAGGGAACCCTGtgcatctgcatgcaaagcctctGCCTTCAGCCTTGGAGACACTGCTCTTGGTCTTGATGTTTTTTTGACCTACTTCCTCAGTTGGCACTAAAGGTGGTGAGCATGTTTCTTAGTTCATCTACATGTTATTCTGGTCCCAAAGATATTCCTTTACTACCCATGGACAGGGATTAAATTTCATGTTCAGCTTATGGATTTCCTCTCTTCGATTCTTCGGTGTAGATCTGGTTCTCCTGGATACATAAAATGTATCCAGACAATGGAGGGTCTTTCAGACCATGGAGAGACATTCTATTCTACAGAGATGTCTTCACAGCTTCAGCACTCTCTGGAGGGTGAAGTTtttcacatctccattgtgaagaaAAGGGAATAAAACTATGGTGTGATTCTACAGACAGAGATATTGTGACATTGCTTTCACGTTTTGCATAGAAATGAGCAGATGCCATGATGCTTCTAAACTCTACCTAGTAGAGGCACTTCTTAGGGATTCCAGAGTCTCATCTGAAATTGATGTTTTGGGCTCAACCACATACTTAGTATtcaaaaaatttttgtaaaaaaacatgtgtgcccgagaacagatgactggttaaagaaacttaggtacatctacacaatggaaagctatgcagctgttagaaaagatgaagtcatgaactttgcatataaagggatcaacatggaaagtatcatgctaagtgaaatgagccagaaaaagagggacggacatacaaagattgcactcatctatggaatataaaataacagagtaggagactaatacccaagaatagtagtatataataccgggaagttggctccatagcttggaggctggcctcacacgctgggggaaagtcatctcagatagagaagggaataccaagtaaactgtgattggaaatcccgtgCAGGGAgtgagatgcgtgctgaaagtagactagatactgaacattatggccaatcaatacccctactgcaaaccacaacacccaaaagaagagagagagaacaaactggaatgcccttccacagatgttgcgtggggtgggggggaagggattggggggcgggagggatactgggttcattggtggtggagaatgaacactggtggagggatgggctctcgaacaatgcatgagggaaaaacaagcatgaaaatgtgtgaatctgtaactataccctcactgtgactcactaaatgaaaaacaaattaattaaaaaaacaaaaatttccttgTAATCCTTGTTCTGCCCTATATCTGGCATATCCCTTCAAGCACAGGGAGACCCTTGTACGGGTAGTtccactggatgtggcacaaaaacattGACAGCAGCAACATCACAACCCGTAAAAATAATGACAGCAAACTTTAACACCTCTTTTGGGAGTCATGCAGTTATATTACAATCCTTCTTGAGTAATACTGTCTTAAATAGCTAGACAAATAGTGTCTAATGGTGTGTCCAGGGGGGTGTATCATCAGtctttccatccttccatctAATGCACATCAGGAAATATTTGCTATATTCAGCAGAGTGACCCCTCCGGAAACCCTAcaaatttctttgtttcctgcCGTATCTCCACCCACTGCTCAGCTGAGTTTTCTGTCACTATATGTTACTTTTGCTTCAACAAATTTCTGCAGATCAATGAAATATAATGTGTTTTTTGTGGGTTTATATTCCCAgtgtaattgtttttattttcaagcaTGTCATGTGTAGAggtcattcttttttattctgaGGTAGTATTCCCATGTACCCATGTACGAATAAACCATAATATGTTTACTTACGCTGTGATGGATGACATTGGATTGGTTTTGGTATGGGGCTATATAAAATACAGGATTTTTATCTGTGTGAAAGTGTTTTTGTGAGTCATTTTGGgggtttagtttaattttatttttagttttaggaccacatctgatggtgctctgagtttactcctggctctgcactcagaatgactcctggaggtgctcaagggaccatatgagaccctggggatcaaacctgggttggcagtgtgaaaATCAAAAGGCCTAattgctgtcctattgctccagcccccttctgtgtttttatggaataaaatttatgcttttatttcatttcatatattCACCTGAGTAAATATATGagaatgaaatttctgggtcTTGTTCTAAGTGTGAATTTAGATTCCTTTAGCCTAAAACTATGTGGTCACGTAGCCTGCTTGCCGCCGAGATGTAGttccgggggccgcacatgtgcagcctccccgcagctgcatgagcatgactccagaggccagctaaactacccTTGATAtctgcagcttcttgcagaatgtctccagactgagaactaagccgcggccccatgcctgcccaggaggggaaaggtatttctctctcttgagccttttccttgctgggggtgaagggcgggGAGACCGCcgtattatgaggaccacagatgagagttacaagcttgcaatgatccaatatctggaagaaatttccctggacttagttgctaaaatacagaaatccaaaaccactcgacctcatatctcttcacagcaggtctgactctactggggaactcctaacaataatagtgaggtttttgttgaaatattgaatgtaaccaaagaaaagagaaaataaaatgaaatttatcagttcggggtggggagcaggatgggaggtgtactgggtttttggggtttcttttttttgtttctggtggtggaatatgagcactggtgacggattggttgtttcagcattctataactgagacataaacctgaaagcattgtaattttccacatggtgattcaattcaattaaaaaaaaaaactatgtggcCACCCAATCTTACATTTTAGCCTACCGTTTAACAGATTGACATTTCTGCATTGCTGTAGAAGCTTTGTTGCGGTGATTTTTccgatttttaaaaatctgataaatTTGATTTAACacactgaagcgatagcacagcgggtagggcatttgctttgcatgagcaaacacaggttcgattcctccgtccctttcggagaccCCAACAAGCTTCCGAGCATATCCAGCCAGCATGgcagaactggcaagctacccatggcatattcgatatgccaaaaactgtaacaagtctcacaatagagcctttactgcttgagcaaatcgatgagcaaaggagaATCATATGAATTATATGAATATAAGAATTAcgtaatataattaatattttaaaattaaaaattttagattttattttataaaatagctcataatatttgattacatttaatattcaaacaccaatcccaccaccattaccccttcaCACCACCATATTCTCTGTCCCAAacccaatctctgccccaaagcagaaccaaaataatgtaatatttccaCTTatggttggttgcctcctacttggGATcgtcatcaaatgtggtgcagtactcttggagtatgggcagggtgtgtcctatgaagtgtcgcaCAGGTGTGAATGTGGCTGAGTGGttcaggaaaaggttcacttgtgggtgaggctcagaccgagcctgtggagagtggttgtgagcatggcagcagtttttggctgctgggtctgggtcccttggggcacaGAGGggtctcccccactcccctctggggctccctgagtgcAACAACCTGGTGTAGGGTCCGGCAGCTTTGTTATAGTAAGTGTCATGACAtgataaattgaattttttatagtaaaattataCCCTGTAGGATTGCTGTGATCACTTAGTTCcagaagaattttaaattttctacataGACAGTCTTGCCATTTGGGGTCTGAGAGTGGTATTTTCCTAtaaattttaatccatttttttaaaaaaatcacattattatTTCCCACATGAGCTTTCTTCCATGTGGCACCATCTCAGGGCCTCATACACTTGGGATGTGTTCTCTACCCCGGGTCACACGTCAGCTTCCTCCAGCACCAGTACAGTGGTAAGGAAGTGGTTTATGTGTCTTGTTCTTAATCTTAGCAGAGAAGCAtagaattttattctataaagtaCTATGGAGCTATAGAAGTCACATGTGAAATTGCGAGATAAATTTCTAATATAATTGCTCAAATCCATAAGAACATACAAAGGAGGGAGGAGACTTTTTATATAGATTATAATTGCTCCCATTAGGATCCTTTGTCATTATTCCAGGAGAATTCATCTTAATTGGCTCTAATGGTGGTAAAAAGAGTTAAAAATCTAAGAGAAGTTGTGAGTGTGCCATGATTCTGGAACACAGAGCAGAGGGCTGGGGCTCTATATTGACGTGACTGACAACAGCCTCACCAAAATACTGCCTGTCTCTGTGTGATCATCTTCCAGTCATTCCAGTGGGATTCATCACCATATTCTGTCCAACGTTTGCTCCTTCCAAGGAGAAATCAAGTACATTGGGAGTTCCAGTTTGCTGCTCTCCTGGGTGCAGAGATAACTTGtgaattgcttttctttttcttggaagAATTTCCCCTCTGAGACGGGTCCTTGGAGGATACTGGAATCATTCATCTCCATAGAGGTCAAAGTCTTGTGAACAAGTCCAAGTATACCCTTGTTAGAAAGGAAGGAACAGGATACAGAAATCAAAGGAGACGAGGTAACTGTTCACCTGTTGTCTCTAAACCTTAGTGCGCTCACAGATCCTATAGATCGTCCTGCTCCAACCTTTGTAGGAAAGCAGAGTGGAAGGGCTTTTCCTGAAGAGACACGGTGACTTCATGACACAGCTGGAGCAGAAACACAACTTTACGATGGTGAGAtgaggctttctttctttttcattttcaataagtaccctttgatttctttctttaaattttttttattgattagaTCCTGTGTCTTATAATTCTATCAATAATGGTTTTTCATAAATATGATTCCAATGCCATCATTTTAACAAAATGTTTGGTGTTGATACTTTTAAGCTAGACAGCAATTTACTGAGCAGATACTGCCTGCCCTTTAACTgatggtgtgagatgatctcaAATTCCATGAAAGAAATTGTACACTCCTGATGCCATTCAAGTTAGTAAGCTTCCTTTCCAAAAGCTTTCCCACGGATGTGCTATTATTTAGGGAGAATACTACTATCGTAACACTAGAATGGTCTTCAGTGTATCGATTATTGCTTCACCCAATGCCTCTGAATTGAAGGGACTGAGTTTTCAGTTGCTTGTGGATGTGAAGAGAAGGCAGCAGAAAGGAATATTCTCTTGCCTGGGCTgtaatgacagtacagtggattaGGCACTGGACTTGTTTGTACTGACCTtacatctgttctcgggcattcccGAGGATCCCCCCAgcaccaagtactgccaggagtaattcatgtgtgcagagccaagcataagccctgagcacttttgggtgtgtTCCGCAAAGAGAACAAAACtataagaaatgttttcttttcctctttcttatgCATGTGACTTTGTCCATGGAAGCCACAATATACTGAGAAAGAAGAAGCAGAGTATTGACTCATTTGAATCCAAGAACTCAGAAAAATGTTAAAACCCTCCAAAACTAGGACTTTGCTTCCCTTTGATCTACACCTTGCCAGTAAGATAGGGCTGCCCAGACCCTTTACTGCTGGAGCTTGTGTGTTTGTCAAATCACTACCCCTGAAATCAAAGGCCCTATGAAATCACACAATAACTTTTATatctgtcaatgtcactgtcatcctgttgctcatcaatttgcttgagtgggcacgactaacgtctctatcgtgagacttgttactatttttggcttatcgaataagacatgggtagcttgccagactctgtcgtgagggcgagatactcttggtagcttgctgaactTTTCGAGAGGAGGGAGGAATGCAACCGatgttggacacatgcaaggtgaacacacTACCTGatttgctattgctctagcccaactTTTATAGGACTTAACAAAATCTTAATGTCACCATTAACGAGGTACTAGATATCTAAGGTATAATCCTGACCTATTGTTGCTGAGTGCCTGCTTGTTCCATATAGCAATTTAATCTTTGAGAACACATATAGCAACTTTGATGGATCAGATATTCTATGAGAATTTTGAGCACAGTATATTGATTTTGCTTCTTTATAACCTAAACATATGATTTTAAACATAATTGAGTTTTATCATAATTATATAGTTAGTACTATATAATTACaaagtaagagaaaagaaaatatttctttataaactaAACATATGAATGCAAACATAATTGGGTTTTATCATAATTATATAGTTAGTACTATATAATtatcaagaaagaagaaaagaaaacatttcttatagttttgttctgtttggggagcacacccaaaTAATTTAGTACTAATATATGTTCCATTTTAAtgagtttcatttctttctcaaaaCTAAAAGTTATTAGTTGTCGAAACTTATATTGTGTAATTtctatggtttctttttttcaagtCACACATCCCCTGTCTCCTGAAGGAAATGACCAGGTGCAATTATTCCACCGTGACTGAGTTTATCCTGGATGGATTAACACACCGGCCAGAACTCCAGctgcctctcttcttcctgtttctAGGAATCTACGGTGTCACGGTAGTGGGGAACCTGGGCATGATCCTCCTGATTACTCTCAACTCCAAGCTCCAGTCTCCTATGTACTTTTTTCTTGGTAATTTGTCATTTTTAGATCTCTCTTATTCTTCAGTTGTCACCCCCAAACTCCTGGGaaactttgtatgggagaaaaattttatttcctactcTGGCTGTATGAGCCAGctctttttcttctgtgtttttattattgGAGAGTGTTATATGTTGACAGcaatggcctatgacaggtacgTAGCTATCTGCAATCCTCTGTTGTACAATGTCACCATGTCCCCCAAAATGTGCAATATGTTGGTGATTGGGGTCTATTCCATATCTACAATGGGCTCTTTAGCCCACACAGTTGCCATGACTAGACTTTCCTTCTGTGGGGACAATGTCATCCGCCATTTCTACTGTGACATATTTCCTCTTCTCAAGCTTTCCTGCTCCAGCACCCATGTCAATGAGCTTCTGGTGATTCTTATAGGTGGATTCAATGTGCTGGCATCTACTTTTCCCATCTTTATTTCTTATGcctttatttttactaaaatttttcaaatgcCTTCAACTGAGAGCAGGTCCAAAGCCTTTGGTACCTGTGGCTCTCACTTGACTGCAGTTGGAGTCTTTTATGGCTCTGTCATCTTTATGTATCTTAAACCATCCTCCAGCAACATGGCCCAGGAGAAGGTGGCTTCTGTATTCTATGCCACAGTGATCCCCATGCTGAATCCCCTGATCTATAGTTTGAGAAATAAGGATGTAAAGAATGTGCTGAGAAAGGTCCTAGGGAGAGCATAAAGACTGCCATTCTGGCTCACCAGTATAATAGCTGCCCTGTCAGTCAAGTGTGTTTATGTTTTCTATTACATTAAAGTCAAATCTCTTTCAAAGGTTTACATCCCCTTCTAATTTCCTGCATCATATACATCAGATATTCCCCATTCATGTTTCTGATACACCCCTTCCCCAATGCACACAGTTATACCTGTTCATAGAACAAGCATTTATGTAATATTATGATTCACTGGGTTATTGACACTGAATGAatcatttgaaaaatacttttctgAGGTCAATTttggttttttcattttttcttttcttttaaaagattttttaaatttattttttcaattgaatcactttgaCATACTGTTACAAAATGGTTCATTTTATGGGTTTTAGTtgtacaatgttacaacacccattcATTCATGCAGTGGATTTTCACTGtccttatttctttccctttgagGAGGACATGAACAGGACAATGCAACCCTGACCATTGGAGAGAGTCCCCAAATAACTGGCAACTTGCAGATTTCCCAGGCACTCATACATCTTCTATGCACATTATTTCCCCTGAGAGTGTATTTCTCACATTAATAAACCTTCTTCAAAGTATATGAACAAATCATAATAGCAGGTATGTCAGTGAACTAGTTTATCTGAAAGGATAAACTGAAAGTGATCTTGTGAAGTGAGATGCTACAGAGGGTTCTGCCTATCCAGAGTTCAACTCTGTAACCAACAGCTCTTCCATTTGGATATCCAGCTACTGAGAATAGGGACACGTTCCTAAAGTCAGCCCTAAGGAaattgctgttctctctctcctcctgtttCATTGTAGATCGTATTTCCCAAGAAATCCCTCCCACAGGTTATATGGCTCGAGTTGTGGTTGCCCCCAAGTTCTTTCCCCCAGTTTGGACTTGGAcagtaattatttttctcttatttctctgactcttattcttttttaaaaaatattgaatccctatgagatagactattacaaaactgttcatgattgggtgtcagtcatacagtggtccaaTATCTATCTCCCcagcagtgtaatttcccagcaccaatgtccccagttttcctcccacttctccttcccccttctttctctctcagtctttctctctctctgtctgtctctctctgtctctctctctctctccccttttgggcattgtggtttgcaatacagatactggaaagAAAGATATATATCCTTTTTCTTTCAGCAgtcagttcttatccagtgtgatcatttctaactattgttGTCCAAGCGGCCACTTACCTGTCTGACCTACTCTCCGCCTCTGACACTCTGTGGTAGATTCAAACCATTGACCAGTTTTCCTGGGTCCTGTTTTCCTTGGCTATTAGTCTTATACTACTTTTTAAtataccacaagtgaatgcagtcaatctatatttctccctctctttgtgactcatttcactcagcatgatactctccatgtccatccatttatagacaaatttcaaggcttcatttttcctaatagctgtgtcatattccattgtgtagattttccatatttcctttatccagtcttctgttctcaggcactcaggtggtttccagattctgactatttgAATCATGGTACAGtggacatagaagtgcagatggtgtttctgttgtgtgtttttgatCCGTCAAGGTATagtcccagtagtggtattgctggtctgACACTCATTCTGAGGAGGACACTCAAGGAACCACGTGGTAATGGTCATTTGATTCTGTGTCTTCTAATGTAAATTCTACATTTCAAGCACACCGAGTGACCTCCCAGCTCCTGatattctctttgttttctcagCAGGCATGAAAGACATTGagaaattctcttttgtttctctcttttttattttattctgaaattatCATTTTACTAACCTAAAGAGACAGAGTAAACGTTATCCAGGTTTTTGAGTGCGACTCCTGTCTGGTGATATAAATTAGCCGTACTCCCCGAGAGGATCCTTGTAATCCCCAGATAAGTGAAGCATAGGTTAGGATCTTTGAGTATCAGTGGTTCTTGGCCATCCAAATTCTCACATATGCATTAGTAAAAAATAGGGAAGACAGTGTCATATAATTCAACAACAATGTaccttgttttcatattttgcatGCAAATAGTCACGTGGATCAGTAAAATTACATTTCTGCAGTTCTATTCATATTTTAGTCACTCAAGAGATTCCAGAGTCTCAGTATAAATCAACATCTTGGGCtcaaacacatgctttgcactgGTTCTGTCCATATTTGTATGTTCCCTGgaccatcaccaggagtgactctgagtcAGAGTCAAGAGCATcatttgagcactgctgaatgtggatCAAGGACAATAATGAAGAAATCATACACTAACACCTTTTGTTTGAGAATGTACATATATGTCAGAATCAGTCTTGATCAAGGATAATATTAAGTAACCTACTCAAATATCCTGTGTTCATGAGCTATGATTATTCTAATAAGATATACAGATTTAAGTGTAGTATTTGATTAGCAATGACAAATAAATATGTATCTATCAATCTAtgcatccattcatccatctactCGGGGAATTGTCACTATGTTCAACAGAATGAAAACACTTATAACCTTAAATGTTTCCCCATTTCCCTGGATTGTCTTTATCTATGACattgctatgttttttttttgtttacttttcaaTACTTACATTCTCTAGAATTGGTGCAAATTGAGTCATTCAATCATACTTCTTTATCTTCCCTGGTGTACTTATTTTGAATGTCATGTTGTTGTATATATTGAtaggtcattattttatttttgagatagtATTTTGATGTATTAATAAACCAAAACAAGCTCATATATTAACCTGGTGatggattttctttcttatttggggTTCTAAAAATATAGCATGAATATCTGTGTgcaattgtttttgttgttaatactttaataaatgaaaatggaaTGTAAGGATCCGAGTACAGATATACATTTAGAGTTCTTAAACTACAACTAGGTTGCCACTTTATTTTACACATCATCCTACAGTTTGTCAAGTAGCAGTTTCTggattgtttgttttgctttgaggtGTTGAtagtgtttgggccacaactcagggtgctcagtacttactcctgattctgcctAGActtcactcttggcaatgctcagggattgaaccagggttggctgtgtgcagggcaactTATCCCCTGTACCATCTGTCccaccctttttattttttaaattcaggtcACGTTGATTTACCACATTGTGAATTTTAGCAACACAGCCTTCTCCTTCACTAGTTGTATGTTAGtgcaccacactcatcaccaaaGTTCCAAGTGTGTACTTGTCTTTCATAGTGGTTTAACTTGGTCTTCCTGATGGCTAATATTGCTGAGCTTCTTTTCTCTGGTCTGACTGCTGTCTGGGTGAAAAAACATATCCAAGTATTAAAACAAATTTCCTACTGATGAGTTTGCaaaattcttttatatattcTGTGTCATTTATCAAGTAACTCATTTGTAAACATTTTCTCTTTGCAGTGGCTCATTTCTTTCCTTAGTATCTTTTGAGGAaccaattttcttaattttaatgaaaCCAAGTTTGTCAATATATTTTTACTATCCTATGGAGATCATTAATAGCTCATGTTGTGTAGTTTAAGTGTACAGTGTTACGAGTTGATGCCCACATTTATTTCTATATACATATCGTGAAATCAATAGTTAACTTAGTAAGGACTTATTAACAAATCCTTACTGCaaataatcaatatttattttcatgattaGACATGGAAGCTCTTCTCTCAGAATAACTTCAAATATATTTACACATTTGTTATGCATGCTGAACTTGAGATCTCCAATTATCTCAAAACTGAATGTTCCCCATTTAATCATCACCTACTATTTCCCCTAGCCTTTAGCTgacacatactgcaagttgtgcATTTTCTGCCTGGATCATGTCTTCAGTGTTATACCTAAACCAAGAtcacaacattttttttcctcataattTTCTTGTAGAAATTTCACAGGTACAAAATGCAGGAAAATCTTAAAAGAAAGTCAGGACTTCGAAGAGACAGTGTAGGCTTTCCTCACTCCAGCATCTGACCTGAGGGCAGGACTCCTACAACATACAGAACAGCTAACACTCCAGTTGAAAATGTcaacagttggaagcttgccacaagtgtgtgatgtcaaagggcagttaggataagaAGCATTAgtatgacaaaaattaaaatgatcactctggacaagaactgagtgttgaaagtaggtaaaggaatatacatgataactttcagtatctgtgttagCAACCactatgcccaaaaggagagagagagataaagagatagatagaggaatagagacagagagaacaaaagtgcttgccacagaggcaggtgggatgtggttgggagggaaacctgggacattggtggtgagaaatatacactggtgaagggatggatgtcggaacattatataactgaaaccaattatgaacaaccttgtaactgtttatctcatggtgattcaataattttaaaaactaaaaaaaatatggaGAGTTTGAGACAGCTACAGAGACTAAAATTTTAAGGTAGCACTTCAATTGTTAGAAAGCGAAGCACAATGGTGGTGTGAAGGGCAgaacatatttcatatataaactCTGCAGAAATACCTAACTCTTAAATCACACATGCACAGGTCAGAGTCAGAACTTCCTAATAATGATAAAAGATGGAGCAGATATTTGGACTCCTACCAACATATGTCTGTATCTTCTCTTCCTTTGTGAGCTTGTCATTATTC
This region includes:
- the LOC101538174 gene encoding olfactory receptor 151-like; protein product: MTRCNYSTVTEFILDGLTHRPELQLPLFFLFLGIYGVTVVGNLGMILLITLNSKLQSPMYFFLGNLSFLDLSYSSVVTPKLLGNFVWEKNFISYSGCMSQLFFFCVFIIGECYMLTAMAYDRYVAICNPLLYNVTMSPKMCNMLVIGVYSISTMGSLAHTVAMTRLSFCGDNVIRHFYCDIFPLLKLSCSSTHVNELLVILIGGFNVLASTFPIFISYAFIFTKIFQMPSTESRSKAFGTCGSHLTAVGVFYGSVIFMYLKPSSSNMAQEKVASVFYATVIPMLNPLIYSLRNKDVKNVLRKVLGRA